The Synechococcus sp. RS9916 DNA segment CGACACAATTCAAGCCCAACCAACTGAATCTGCCGCAGTCGTTCAACCTGCCCAACAGCCCGCAGGTCAAACGGGTTTACTGCTCGATTAAATCGATCGGCATTGATCTGCACTTCAACAGTAAAACTGGCCAGCTCTATACGTTCAACGAATCCAATCAATCCCTCGAGCCCTTCAGCCTCGAGAAAGAAATCCCATTTACCGAGTTTTTCCCCGAAGGCGCCCTGAGCATGGGGTTGATGGGCATTGGCGGCCCAGAGGGTCGTTTGGAAGATGGAAATTTGGCGATCAAAGTGTTCGACAAGACCGATCCCAAAAACTCAGTCAAACTCCTGATCAACCTGGACACCCTTCAAGCCAAGCTCGATCTGAGCAACATTGGCACCGGGTACAACGCACCCAGCCAACAGGATGCCAATGCAGCGAAAGCGTTCGTGAGCAAGTCTTTGACCTGCGAATACATCAACCCACAAACCACAAAACTCTCGTAACGCAGAGCCATGGTGGGAATCCTTGCTGGTCTCGTCGCAGCTCTGGCTTGGACTGTGGCCAGCAGCCTCTGGCGGGGATTAAGTACCTCGCTCACGGCTCTGCAGCTGAACGGGCTGAAAAATGCGATCGCCTGTGTGGTGCTGTTGCCAGTGCTCATCGCCATTCCCTGGGGAGATCAGCCCCAGGTCTGGCTGCTGTTGTTGCTCAGTGGCGTGGTCGGGATCGCCCTAGGGGACAGCTTTTACTTGGCAGCTCTGCGCCGTCTCGGCACCCGGCGCGCCCTCACCGTTGAAGCCCTCGCGCCCCTCGTCGCTGCCATCAGCGGCTTGGTGTGGATGGGAGAAGCGGTCAGTGCTGCCACCTGGGCAGGCGCAAGCTTGGTGAGTGCCTCAGTGCTGATCGTGGCGCGGCAACGACCGCCGGAGCACACCTCAGCATCCGACCGACAGGGCGCCAATCAACTGCTGGGAATCGGTTTGGCCCTCTTGGCGGTCGTTTGCGGTGTGGGCGGGGCCGCCCTGTCTCGCAGCATGCTGCTCAGCGCAACCGTGCCCCCGCTGCAAAGCGCTGCCGTGAGGCTGCTGGGGGGATTGCTCGCCCTGTTGCCCTGGCTGACCTGGCGCTGGCAACCACCCTGGACCAAGACACGACAAGCCGGGCCTCAACCCCGACAACAACGGGCGCTGACGGTGATCACCGCCACCGTGCTGGGCACCAATCTCGGCATCCTTCTGCAGCAAACCGCACTGCAACAGCTGCCCCTCGCCGTCGCCATCACGCTGCTGAGCACAGCCCCAGTGATGGCGTTGCTCGTGGCAAAGAGCGAAGGCGACAAACCCCAAGTCGCAGGCTTCACCGCGTCCTTACTGGCGGTGGGCGGCGTGGCCCTGGCCATGCTGAACTGACGCAGCTCCTGTAGAGCCATGACTGCTCGCCGCTTGTTCTTGCTGTTCGGTGCTATCGCCGGCCTGATCGCCATGGTGGCCTGGATCGGTGAGATTGATCTCGGAATCGAAGACTCCGTCGCTCCACCAACCGATCAGCCGACCAACCCGCCAGGATCGACGCCCACGACGTCCAAGCCATGAGCCCGGCCTCGACAGCCACGTATTTCGGATCCAACAGCTGGCTGCTGGAACTCGCTGGGCTGCGGGTGCTCGTGGATCCCTGGTTGGTGGATGCCCTGGTGTTTCCCCCTGGCCCATGGTTGCTAAAGGGAGAACTCCCCGAGCCATGGCCCATCCCTGAACCGATCGATCTGTTGTTGCTCACCCAAGGGTTGGCCGATCACGCCCATCCCGCCACCCTGGCGCTACTGCCCAAGGAGTTGCCCGTGGTGGGTTCACCTGCAGCCGCCAAGGTGGCCGAAGGCCTGGGCTTCAGCGATGTTGTCGCTTTGCGGCCGGGCGACACCCACGCCCATCACCAGCTCAACATCCAGGCCACCGCTGGCGCCCGCGTGCCCCTGGTGGAAAACGGATACCTGCTGGATTGGGCGGATGGGTCCCTTTATCTCGAGCCCCATGGGGTGTTGGATCCAGCCCTCGCCAAACGGCCTGTGAACACCGTGATCACTCCAGTGATCGACCTCGGGCTGCCCCTGGCCGGCAACTTCATCACCGGTGCCAGTGTGCTGCCGAAATTGATCGAGCAATTTGAGCCGCAGCAGGTGCTGGCCAGCACCACAGGAGGGGATGTGCGTTTTTCCGGGTTGATTAGCCGCTTTCTAAGCGCCGATGGTGGAGAAGCGACGAACGATCAGCACGATCAACGGGTCACCATCCCTGTGCCAGGGCAACCCGTCGTGCTGTCTCAGGCGCAGTGTTGAAACCTTGAGCTCGCAATGAAACAGGTTCTGCACCAACTGGTGATTGCCACACCGGGGGCGGGGTTCACCCGATTGAACGAACAGCTGAACAGCTGGATTCGCAGCAGCGACATTCAATTAGGGGTGCTGCACCTCACCTGTCTGCACACCAGCGCCAGCCTCACGATCAACGAAAATGCTGATCCCCGTGTACTGGACGACCTCAGCGCCTGGATGGATGCCGTGGTGCCGCAGGACGGCAAAGGACCGCTGAACGGCCAAGGCCAGCGCCGTCACTACAAGCATGACGACGAAGGGAACGACGACATGCCCGCGCACATCCGCACCGCACTCACCAGCCAGACCATGACCTTGAGCGTGGAGGACGGACGGTTGTTGTTGGGGATGTGGCAGGCCGTCTATCTGTGGGAGCATCGGGCCATGCCGCACAGGAGACGCGTGGCCTGTCACCTGATCGGGGAATGCGACGCGACTGCAGCTGCACCGCAGGAGACAGGCACAACTGCAGCAGCGTCAGCACAAACCCTGATGAACCTCCGCAGTGGAGAACGCATCAACCGCGCCGTTCAGGAACGCTTTGACCCCACGGCCTGGGAGCGGGATGGCGGCATTGACACCGACATGGATCTGCTGATCGACCGGCTTCATGAGATCAGTGACACGCCGTCAAATCCCGAATGAACCGTCGGCGAAGAGTCACCGCTTAATCGAGCCGGCGCTGCACACGCTCATCAGGTTCCACAAGCTCAATCGGTGGCAATGGCGATTGACGTCGCACCACCACCGTGCCCCCATGGCGGCCGCGGTACGCATAGTCACGCTCAAGCCCGAGAGGCGGCAATCGCCGCCTGGCATAGAGGGTGGCATTCAGCCAGATCAACAACAGGATGACCCCAAAGGCAATCCCGACCACAGAAGGTGAGCTCATTGATCAAGGCCCAGCGAGCACTTCCAGACAATGCCGGGGATCGCGGCTAAAACGCAACCAATGTGCCGCGGGTGTGAATGGAACGAGCTGACGCAAACGACAACACCGTCGAACTGAGCCCCGAACTGGTCAAAGTGCTGGATCAGCGCCAACGCGACTGGGGCGCACGCAGCAGGGGCGAGGTGGTGGAAATGCTGCTGGGCTGGATGAAAAAGAAATCCGCTTAACCAACGGCAGAAGTCTTCAAGCCCCTACTTGGGTCGCTTGAAGGTGTAACAACCACCGTGATAGCCAGTGAACGGTTGGGCATAGGTCATCAGCTCCCAGCCCTGGTCTCCCAGCTCATTCATCAAACCCACCAGAGTCACCCCATTCTGGGGATGGCTACGGGAAATCAGCTGCCGGTCATCAAGCCAGAGTTCTTCGATTTCGCCCGTCCAGCTCTTACCCCTGGGGACAAAGCGAAGCTGAGTGTATTCCCACTTCATCAAGGGGCAGAACCGAGTTGGAGCGTGACTTTAACCGCCCCATAGCCCCCCAAGCACAGGCCTGTAATCAGGCTGCTTGCTCGTCGTCAGCAGCTGGAACTTCCTCCTCGGAACGGAGGAAGCGTTTGCGCTGAGCTGATTCGTATCCAGAGAGCTCAGTCTTGGAAAGCTTTTTCGCCTCAACTTGGTTGCACTTCATCAATGAAGGATGCATTCCTCGTCTGCTCATCTTCGCCACCGCTGTTACAAAAACGCGTCTAGGGCTTCAGGCCCTTCACCCCCTAAGGGTCCCACGAGTGGCCAGAGCACAACAGCCCCAAGCCTGAAGAATGCCTTAAGAGTGGCCAGCAAACTGGCGGCCAGCGCTTACCCGCATGAAAAACCCACCCACGCCACGTAGATCCCAAGCCATCTGGCCAAGCAGGACCGACCAAGCTTGCGGTGAGAATGGGGGGATCCATTCCGATGGCAATGAGCGATAGCAGCAAAGACCGGAACTACTGGATCGATGAGATTGCTTTTCTTGAGGCTCGCCTGAACGGGAGCCAAGGGGACATCGACAACGATGATCGGGCAGCATGCGAAGAGGCCCTGAAGGCCGCGAAAGCCAATCTCGCCGCCAGTCGATGAGCCAACTCCGACGCCAGACGAGGCGTCGGCCCAATGGAACCTGCGCTCACCCGCCATCCCCTGCAGCGGCCACCGCAGCTTTTAAAACGTCCAGCGACTGGCCATTCAAGAGTTCGGCAACGGCGTCCTCGTCGAAAACAAAGCCAGACTCCTGAGCCAAAGCAACAACGCAGCTTTCACACTTGGCGTCTTGAAATCGGGCCTGGATCGCAGCATCACCTCTGACCTTCTCCAGAAACGCCTGCAAAATCTCTTGGCTCATCGCCGAAACTCAAACATGAACGGACTCAACGAAAGCTAGATACAGCAGGCCCACCTCGCTTTGAAGACGGAACAGCGCACGCCCTCGAGACAACAAAAGGGAACCAACCCTTGGAGTGAGCTGATTAAGATGGTTGGCTACACCTTTGGTTGCAATCGATGGACTTCACCGTGGTCATCCTTAACGAGCATGTGCCTGCATATGCGGGGATCACCTGGAGTGAATGGAAAGACAGCAATCGCAAACAAATGAGAAGCGAAGGCGATAATTGGTCAAAAGCCACACTCGCAGGAAACGATATTTGGGACTGTCTTGACAAGAACAAGATCAATCGACTTCATCTCGTGCAATGGAAACCTGAGGCCGACACGCTTTACAAAGTGAGCCTGCCGGATCGGTAGAGACCAGCTCTACTGCGACATCGAT contains these protein-coding regions:
- a CDS encoding secondary thiamine-phosphate synthase enzyme YjbQ, translated to MKQVLHQLVIATPGAGFTRLNEQLNSWIRSSDIQLGVLHLTCLHTSASLTINENADPRVLDDLSAWMDAVVPQDGKGPLNGQGQRRHYKHDDEGNDDMPAHIRTALTSQTMTLSVEDGRLLLGMWQAVYLWEHRAMPHRRRVACHLIGECDATAAAPQETGTTAAASAQTLMNLRSGERINRAVQERFDPTAWERDGGIDTDMDLLIDRLHEISDTPSNPE
- a CDS encoding MBL fold metallo-hydrolase → MSPASTATYFGSNSWLLELAGLRVLVDPWLVDALVFPPGPWLLKGELPEPWPIPEPIDLLLLTQGLADHAHPATLALLPKELPVVGSPAAAKVAEGLGFSDVVALRPGDTHAHHQLNIQATAGARVPLVENGYLLDWADGSLYLEPHGVLDPALAKRPVNTVITPVIDLGLPLAGNFITGASVLPKLIEQFEPQQVLASTTGGDVRFSGLISRFLSADGGEATNDQHDQRVTIPVPGQPVVLSQAQC
- a CDS encoding Nif11-like leader peptide family natural product precursor, with product MSQEILQAFLEKVRGDAAIQARFQDAKCESCVVALAQESGFVFDEDAVAELLNGQSLDVLKAAVAAAGDGG
- a CDS encoding DMT family transporter, with amino-acid sequence MVGILAGLVAALAWTVASSLWRGLSTSLTALQLNGLKNAIACVVLLPVLIAIPWGDQPQVWLLLLLSGVVGIALGDSFYLAALRRLGTRRALTVEALAPLVAAISGLVWMGEAVSAATWAGASLVSASVLIVARQRPPEHTSASDRQGANQLLGIGLALLAVVCGVGGAALSRSMLLSATVPPLQSAAVRLLGGLLALLPWLTWRWQPPWTKTRQAGPQPRQQRALTVITATVLGTNLGILLQQTALQQLPLAVAITLLSTAPVMALLVAKSEGDKPQVAGFTASLLAVGGVALAMLN